One genomic region from Streptomyces sp. NBC_00457 encodes:
- a CDS encoding epoxide hydrolase family protein, producing MTAITPFRIDIPQSQLDDLYDRLDRTRWPDELPGVGWEYGIPLDYVKELAHYWRHSYDWRVHETRLNSFPQFTTEIDGQNVHFLHVRSANPDALPLIATHGWPGSLVELLDIIAPLSEAFHVVVPSIPGYGFSGPTRETGWNVERVARSWAQLMCRLGYPRYGAQGSDWGSSITRELGRIDAEHVVGVHVTMIGAPPPPDAAPFTDEEQARLKHGERYQRELFGYAAVQSTRPQTLAFALHDSPVGQLAWIVEKFKDWTDSVDAPEDAVERDQMLTDVMVYWLTGTAASSARLYRESAASWGRQPEPSTTPTGVAIFPKDLSLTIRRFAEATNTITHWSEFDRGGHFPAMEQPDLLVADIRGFFQSLPGTSRSSSQAPPATA from the coding sequence ATGACCGCGATCACCCCCTTCCGCATCGACATCCCCCAGTCCCAGTTGGACGATCTGTACGACCGTCTCGACCGCACCCGCTGGCCCGACGAACTCCCCGGCGTCGGCTGGGAGTACGGCATCCCCCTCGACTACGTCAAAGAGCTGGCGCACTACTGGCGGCACTCCTACGACTGGCGCGTCCACGAGACACGCCTGAACTCCTTCCCGCAGTTCACCACCGAGATCGACGGCCAGAACGTGCACTTCCTGCACGTCCGTTCGGCGAACCCCGACGCCCTGCCGCTGATCGCCACCCACGGCTGGCCCGGCTCCCTCGTCGAACTCCTCGACATCATCGCGCCGTTGAGCGAGGCCTTCCACGTCGTCGTCCCCTCCATCCCCGGCTACGGCTTCTCGGGCCCCACCCGCGAGACGGGCTGGAACGTCGAACGCGTCGCCCGCTCCTGGGCGCAGCTGATGTGCCGACTCGGCTACCCCCGCTACGGCGCCCAGGGCAGCGACTGGGGATCGTCCATCACCCGCGAACTGGGCCGCATCGACGCCGAACACGTCGTCGGCGTCCACGTCACCATGATCGGCGCCCCGCCTCCCCCGGACGCCGCGCCCTTCACCGACGAGGAGCAGGCACGTCTGAAGCACGGAGAGCGCTACCAGCGGGAGCTGTTCGGCTACGCGGCCGTCCAGTCCACCCGGCCACAGACGCTCGCCTTCGCCCTGCACGACTCCCCGGTCGGCCAACTCGCCTGGATCGTGGAGAAGTTCAAGGACTGGACCGACTCCGTCGACGCGCCCGAGGACGCGGTGGAGCGCGACCAGATGCTGACCGACGTCATGGTGTACTGGCTCACCGGCACGGCGGCCTCCTCGGCTCGCCTGTACCGCGAGTCCGCCGCCTCCTGGGGCCGGCAGCCGGAACCCTCCACCACTCCGACCGGTGTCGCGATCTTCCCCAAGGACCTCAGCCTCACCATCCGCCGCTTCGCCGAAGCCACCAACACCATCACGCACTGGTCCGAGTTCGACCGCGGCGGCCACTTCCCCGCCATGGAGCAGCCCGATCTGCTGGTCGCCGACATCCGAGGGTTCTTCCAGAGTCTTCCGGGGACATCACGGTCGTCTTCGCAGGCACCTCCGGCCACAGCCTGA